DNA sequence from the Rhizoctonia solani chromosome 14, complete sequence genome:
aggcgccacatcatcTTTCCTTCACCCTTGCACAGCGGAACagctccgcctcccactaATAGACCTACCTAAACCCCAAATTGctactatgctcaatgggttgagcccccaggcaggcaaaatctggaagaaggccaatctaaccttctcccttgatggcaagcgCATGACTGAGACATTCCTAatctgcaatacagggtctcacactgctatcttgggattgagATGGCTAGATGCCCATAACctggaaattgattggaacacaCGCACCCTTACTTTCCCCCATGCACCCCCAGAACATGTAGCtattgccaaggaggaggaggccAACAAAaatccccttgaaggagtacccccaaaataccatcaatacgcaaaagtatttggggaggaagaattcaacaaacttCCCCCTCACCAGCATGACAACATTGCTATTGAACTCACTGAGGAAGGAcccctcaactcacccctctATAGTATGATGGATGCAGAATCTGCTACACTAAAAGATTGGCTTAAGAACAAGTTGAAAGCAGGGAAAATACGGCCTAGCAAGTCTTCCATTAGTTCCCCtgtaatgtttgtacccaaaaaggatggctcttgccgcttggttgttgactattGCTGCCTTAACAACTGGACCAaaaagaacgtttacccgttaccttgcccagacaaccttatggcccagctccaaggagccaaggtctttactaaACTGGATCtgcaatggggttacaataatgtttgagtcaaagaaggagacaagtggaagacagccttttgcaccaaatatggcctctacAAGTCTCTtgttatgacctttggcctaaCCAACACACCTGCTgcattccaacacttcatgaacaagctaTTTAAAGACCTACTTGACGTCTGCAttatcatttaccttgatgacattttaatctactctaaggatgacgcgtCTCATACACAGCATGTTCACAAAGTCCTACAGCGCTTAATGgaaaaccagttgttctgcaaggcttccaaatgtaccttccacATCACATTGGTGGAATACCTAGGAATAATTGTATTGGATAAAGGTTTCAGCttggataaactcaaaatccaagcTGTCCAGGATTGGCCAACACCAACAAAGGTCAAAGAGGTTCAGTCATTcttagggtttgccaacttcctacaccagtttgttgccaacttcagtcacatggccagacCCTTACATAACCTGGTAAAGAAGGACACACCTTGGAATTGGGATACCGTGGAACaaaaagcattccaaggatTAAAGGACGCCATCACAAATGCCCTGGTCCTCTGCCATGCCAATCCATCAAAACCTTacttcttggaaacagatgcatctggCGCAGCCATGGGTtctatactcagtcaacaacaggaagacagCCAGTTACACCCTCTTGGTTTCCTATCTGAGTTGTTCAAAGGGGCTGAGCAAAATTACAacacacatgacaaggagctcctagcaatcatttgctcctttgagtactggcgtattttcctggagGGAACCTTGCATCCCATTACCATGTTCACCAATCATtgcaacctggaatactggaggGAATCCCAAACATTCAATTGCTGTCACGCAAGATGGCACCTGCTGCTGGCCagatataacttccaaattgtctacCAACTgggaaaacaatcaggaaagccagatgCACTATCTTGCCACTCAGATCACGCCAACATCCCTCCTGCCAACCAGACAATGCTCCCGGAtcctgtatttgccaatgtaGCCCTGGTAACCCCAGAGAAAGAACTCCAGCAACAAATTGAAGCTGCCTtagaccaagacaaatcactggaggaaatactacaattcctccaaaacaagtcTAAGGCACCTCTGTCCATCAAACGTGCCTTCAAGGATTACCAAATAGAAGCTGGACTCCTCTTCTATCAAGGGAGAATTGTGGTGCCTGATGTGGGAAGCTTACAAACAGAGCTACTAAAGATCTTTCACAATAGCCCCTTGGCTGGTCACCCAGGTAGACAACAGACATTGGAATTAGtctcaaggaactactactggcctggaaTCCGTGTGGACAcatattggcatgtggattcctgtgaaaTGTGCCAACATATCTGCAAACCAAAGTATGCCCCCATTCCCCCGCAGCCCCTGGAACTACTGtccagaccctggcaacatgtttcctatgacatgatagtagacctgcccaAGGATGGGAACCACAATTCTATTTTGGTGGTCATTGACAGCTTCACTAAGTACGGCATTTTCATCAAATGTTCAAAAAGGTTGAGAGCCCCCAAACTAGCAGAACTGTTCCTGGAAAACGTCTGGAAATGCCATGGCATGCCCAAAAAAACAGTATTGGATAGAGGCAGAgtattcaacaacaagttcctaAGGGCCCTATACAAGCAACTAGGGATAGACCCTCACTACTCCTTGGCTTACCACCCACAAAgcaatggacaaacagaacaagtgAACCCTTCCATTGAACATTccctcagggcttactcaggcaTCAACCAACAGGACTGGGCAAAATGGCTTCCCATGGCTGagtttgcatacaataaCACCATACATAGCAGCA
Encoded proteins:
- a CDS encoding Retrotransposable element Tf2 protein, coding for MTFGLTNTPAAFQHFMNKLFKDLLDVCIIIYLDDILIYSKDDASHTQHVHKVLQRLMENQLFCKASKCTFHITLVEYLGIIVLDKGFSLDKLKIQAVQDWPTPTKVKEVQSFLGFANFLHQFVANFSHMARPLHNLVKKDTPWNWDTVEQKAFQGLKDAITNALVLCHANPSKPYFLETDASGAAMGSILSQQQEDSQLHPLGFLSELFKGAEQNYNTHDKELLAIICSFEYWRIFLEGTLHPITMFTNHCNLEYWRESQTFNCCHARWHLLLARYNFQIVYQLGKQSGKPDALSCHSDHANIPPANQTMLPDPVFANVALVTPEKELQQQIEAALDQDKSLEEILQFLQNKSKAPLSIKRAFKDYQIEAGLLFYQGRIVVPDVGSLQTELLKIFHNSPLAGHPGRQQTLELVSRNYYWPGIRVDTYWHVDSCEMCQHICKPKYAPIPPQPLELLSRPWQHVSYDMIVDLPKDGNHNSILVVIDSFTKYGIFIKCSKRLRAPKLAELFLENVWKCHGMPKKTVLDRGRVFNNKFLRALYKQLGIDPHYSLAYHPQSNGQTEQVNPSIEHSLRAYSGINQQDWAKWLPMAEFAYNNTIHSSTGKTLFKALYGWEPSLTPTNVPTDVPKANKLAQSMETQWREVEAALWQSKTRMTAGEEGSPTIFEIGEEVWLDARNINLKTLSPKLSEQCLGPFKVIEKISKRAYRLELPPTMRIHNVFYVGLLSKVKRDNKCAFVSRPPPITVDGEEEYEVEGITDMEERNGKWFFRVKWKGYGPEENMWEPWENLKNAGKILKKYEEEIRKKALRGGAVL